A single window of Syntrophus aciditrophicus SB DNA harbors:
- a CDS encoding beta-ketoacyl-[acyl-carrier-protein] synthase family protein, which yields MKHRVVITGMGVVAPNGHGLQEFEAALREGRSGIRFIQELKDLNFACQVGGVPQGVEAIRERYFLPEQLVSMNENIGYAAISAVDAWKDAGFTVPPFDSDEVDWDSGIIVGSGIGGMDTIANIVVPMVTSGKVKRMGSSIVEQVMNSGTSARVGGLLALGNQVTSNSSACSTGNEAIFEGMMRIRLGLAKRMLAGGCEGSSPFIWAGFDAMKVLARKYNDCPEEASRPLSGSAAGFIPGAGGALLLLEDLETAQARGARIYAELLGGNVNCGGHRMGGSMTAPNPEGVKRCVRSAIADAGISSMDVDAINGHLTATFADPYEVRNWAGALDREPDNFPYINSTKSMIGHCLGAAGAVECVAVVLQLHKGFLHPSVNCTDVHPEIESFSKSIPHQALECPDVKIIAKAGFGFGDVNSCLIFKKWEE from the coding sequence ATGAAGCATAGAGTCGTTATTACAGGCATGGGTGTTGTGGCACCCAACGGTCATGGATTGCAGGAATTTGAAGCGGCCCTTCGCGAGGGTCGGTCAGGCATCCGCTTTATTCAAGAGCTGAAGGATCTCAATTTCGCCTGTCAGGTAGGCGGCGTGCCTCAAGGTGTTGAAGCGATTCGCGAACGTTATTTTTTACCCGAACAGCTTGTTTCAATGAATGAGAACATCGGTTACGCGGCGATTTCCGCCGTTGACGCCTGGAAGGATGCCGGGTTTACCGTACCTCCTTTCGACTCCGATGAGGTGGATTGGGATTCAGGCATAATCGTGGGTTCCGGAATTGGAGGAATGGATACGATTGCCAATATCGTGGTTCCCATGGTCACTTCCGGTAAAGTGAAACGGATGGGCAGCAGCATTGTCGAACAGGTCATGAACAGCGGAACCAGCGCACGCGTCGGCGGACTGCTGGCCCTCGGAAACCAGGTGACCTCCAACTCCTCGGCATGCAGCACCGGAAATGAAGCCATATTTGAAGGCATGATGCGGATCCGGTTGGGATTAGCCAAGCGGATGCTTGCCGGCGGATGTGAGGGCTCATCACCATTCATCTGGGCGGGTTTTGACGCGATGAAAGTGCTTGCCCGGAAATATAACGATTGTCCCGAAGAAGCATCCCGCCCCCTGAGCGGATCAGCGGCCGGATTTATTCCCGGCGCCGGTGGGGCTCTTCTTCTTCTGGAGGATCTTGAAACAGCGCAAGCCAGGGGCGCCCGTATTTATGCGGAACTCCTCGGAGGAAACGTCAACTGCGGCGGTCACCGGATGGGAGGGTCCATGACCGCTCCCAATCCGGAAGGAGTCAAACGATGCGTCCGCTCAGCCATTGCCGATGCAGGCATTTCTTCAATGGACGTCGATGCGATTAATGGCCACCTGACGGCAACATTCGCTGATCCCTACGAGGTCAGGAACTGGGCCGGGGCACTGGATCGGGAGCCGGATAATTTTCCCTATATCAATTCAACCAAATCCATGATCGGTCATTGTCTCGGTGCAGCAGGAGCCGTCGAGTGCGTTGCGGTTGTTCTGCAGCTCCATAAAGGGTTTCTCCATCCCTCCGTGAACTGCACGGATGTTCATCCGGAGATTGAGTCATTCTCCAAGAGTATTCCGCATCAGGCCCTGGAATGTCCTGATGTGAAGATTATCGCCAAAGCCGGCTTCGGGTTCGGCGATGTTAACAGTTGCTTGATTTTCAAGAAATGGGAAGAGTAA
- the pdxT gene encoding pyridoxal 5'-phosphate synthase glutaminase subunit PdxT has protein sequence MIYREDSRRNTIGVLDLQGGVCEHLEHLERLGIACKRVKEPLDFEGVAGLILPGGESTCLSRLIRIFHLEGCILDAFQKGMKIWGTCAGAILLATGILGERPHLGLIDMDIERNGFGSQLDSFCIEAALPELSADPVPLTFIRAPKIRRVGSDVRILLQLQDYIVAAENDRVLVTVFHPELTPCIVFHKHFVHKCGICCTPEDDLADSDAQWNSRSWMRLAPHV, from the coding sequence ATGATTTACAGAGAAGACAGTAGAAGAAACACAATCGGCGTTCTAGATCTCCAGGGAGGGGTATGTGAGCATTTGGAGCACCTGGAACGTCTGGGCATAGCCTGCAAAAGAGTGAAGGAACCTCTTGATTTTGAAGGGGTCGCGGGATTGATTCTTCCTGGAGGGGAAAGCACATGCCTCTCCAGGCTGATCCGCATCTTTCACCTCGAGGGATGTATTCTGGATGCTTTTCAGAAAGGAATGAAGATCTGGGGAACATGTGCCGGCGCCATTCTTCTTGCCACTGGCATCCTGGGGGAAAGGCCCCATCTGGGGTTAATTGACATGGATATCGAACGGAACGGCTTCGGTTCACAACTTGACAGTTTCTGCATCGAAGCCGCCCTCCCCGAGTTATCTGCGGATCCCGTTCCTCTGACGTTCATCCGTGCCCCGAAAATCCGACGTGTCGGAAGCGATGTCCGGATCCTGCTTCAACTTCAGGATTATATCGTGGCTGCGGAAAATGACCGGGTGCTGGTTACCGTTTTTCATCCGGAATTGACGCCCTGTATAGTCTTCCACAAGCACTTCGTCCATAAATGCGGGATCTGCTGCACTCCTGAAGATGATCTTGCCGACAGTGACGCTCAATGGAATTCCAGAAGCTGGATGCGTCTTGCGCCCCATGTCTGA
- the pdxS gene encoding pyridoxal 5'-phosphate synthase lyase subunit PdxS: protein MDKKRYELNVQLAQMLKGGVIMDVTNVEQARIAEDAGAVAVMALERVPADIRAQGGVARMSDPSMIVEIKKSVSIPVMAKARIGHFVEAQILEALKIDYIDESEVLTPADEECHIDKTRFSIPFVCGARNLGEALRRIAEGAAMIRTKGEAGTGNVVEAVRHMRTMNREIRQLVGMPVEEVTVFAKSNGIPYELALQVRGLGRLPVVNFAAGGIATPADAALMMQLGCDGVFVGSGIFKSSNPDRRARAIVKATAYFNDAAKVLEASLDLGEAMPVLEIAQIPEDQILATRGW, encoded by the coding sequence GTGGACAAGAAAAGATATGAACTAAATGTTCAACTGGCACAAATGCTCAAAGGGGGCGTCATCATGGACGTCACTAATGTCGAGCAGGCCAGGATTGCAGAAGATGCAGGCGCAGTGGCCGTGATGGCCCTTGAACGGGTCCCGGCAGACATTCGCGCACAGGGTGGTGTGGCCCGAATGTCCGATCCATCGATGATCGTAGAAATTAAAAAGTCTGTTTCAATTCCGGTCATGGCGAAGGCGCGGATCGGCCACTTTGTGGAGGCTCAGATACTGGAGGCCCTCAAAATCGATTATATAGACGAAAGTGAAGTGCTTACCCCGGCCGACGAAGAATGCCATATCGATAAAACCCGGTTTTCCATACCCTTTGTCTGCGGTGCCAGAAATCTTGGCGAGGCGCTTCGTCGAATAGCTGAAGGTGCTGCAATGATCCGGACAAAAGGTGAAGCAGGGACGGGAAACGTGGTGGAAGCGGTTCGCCATATGAGGACCATGAATCGTGAAATTCGACAGCTCGTCGGCATGCCTGTGGAGGAAGTGACCGTATTTGCTAAAAGCAACGGGATACCCTACGAACTTGCCCTTCAGGTCCGGGGGCTTGGCCGTCTGCCTGTTGTCAATTTTGCTGCCGGAGGCATTGCGACGCCGGCTGATGCGGCACTGATGATGCAGCTCGGCTGCGACGGCGTTTTTGTGGGATCGGGTATCTTCAAGTCCTCGAATCCAGACAGGCGGGCCCGTGCTATTGTGAAAGCAACGGCCTATTTCAACGACGCCGCAAAAGTTCTGGAGGCGTCCTTAGATCTGGGAGAAGCCATGCCGGTTCTGGAAATCGCTCAGATTCCTGAAGATCAGATTCTGGCGACGCGAGGCTGGTAA
- a CDS encoding MlaE family ABC transporter permease translates to MIPFGRKSMVTFIEGIGTKALVVARSVINTLFFAWRAIVHLADRKTYNNATKMVIVTQLYFTAVQILPLFISISVILGLFLMGIVFESIKNLGMTGYLGNILMGFIVTELCPFMTVLMLALRSGAAINTEIAVMKVNKEFDALSVFNIDIFDYIYVPRILNGVVSVVLLNGVFTLVLLTSGAIFSRVIFGIGMDAYISILITSAEFPDLVILLLKCATFGFFITLLPIRYGLTASNELTSIPIAVLNGMINVFIAIVIIEVISLILSSI, encoded by the coding sequence ATGATCCCTTTCGGCAGAAAATCCATGGTCACTTTCATTGAAGGAATCGGCACAAAGGCATTAGTGGTTGCCCGTTCCGTAATCAACACCCTCTTTTTCGCCTGGCGGGCGATCGTTCATCTGGCGGATCGCAAGACATACAACAATGCCACTAAAATGGTCATTGTAACCCAGTTGTATTTTACGGCGGTTCAGATATTGCCTCTGTTTATATCCATCTCCGTCATTCTGGGCCTGTTTCTGATGGGAATCGTGTTCGAGTCCATCAAGAACCTCGGTATGACCGGGTATCTGGGAAATATTCTGATGGGATTCATTGTGACGGAACTTTGCCCCTTCATGACGGTGCTCATGCTTGCGCTGCGCTCAGGCGCGGCGATCAACACGGAAATCGCGGTCATGAAAGTCAACAAAGAATTCGACGCATTGAGCGTCTTCAACATCGACATCTTTGATTATATCTATGTGCCGAGAATTTTGAACGGGGTCGTCTCCGTTGTCCTTCTCAATGGTGTTTTTACGCTCGTGCTGCTGACCAGCGGCGCTATTTTTTCGAGGGTGATCTTCGGCATCGGAATGGATGCTTACATCAGCATCCTGATCACCTCCGCTGAATTTCCGGATCTGGTGATCCTGCTCCTGAAATGCGCGACATTCGGTTTTTTCATCACCCTGCTTCCGATCCGTTACGGATTGACGGCATCGAATGAATTGACCAGCATCCCCATAGCGGTCTTGAATGGAATGATCAACGTCTTTATCGCAATCGTCATCATCGAGGTTATATCATTAATTCTAAGCTCCATTTAA
- a CDS encoding 3-oxoacyl-ACP synthase III family protein, translating to MLYLHGLGHFHPENVISNQFLEELDIGTNEEWIIERVGILSRRTVLPLDYIRSTRNQDQRAAFEAAEYNNAQTGSFAARMALERAGISPEDIGMVISGSSAQDMLTPAEASTVAGELNIDVPCFDINSACSTFGMHINVLGMMKPEALPPFVLLVNPENMTRNVNYADRSVAVLWGDGSAAAVVSTRERSRAVFLSSHCDSKPTAWEKVMIPRMGYFQQDGHAVQGFAIRKTTESIRALQSLYPVNRFVGHQANLGMLRTACERTGITEDQHWHNVELFGNTGCSSAPAVLSQHWDDFTPGDHIAVCVVGGGLTWVHTLLKIEDIK from the coding sequence ATGTTATATCTACATGGCTTAGGACATTTTCACCCTGAAAATGTCATCAGCAATCAATTCCTGGAAGAACTCGATATCGGCACGAACGAAGAGTGGATTATCGAGCGGGTGGGTATTCTTTCTCGGCGAACAGTCCTGCCTCTGGATTACATCCGTTCGACCAGAAACCAGGATCAGCGGGCAGCTTTTGAGGCTGCTGAATACAACAACGCACAGACAGGCTCTTTTGCGGCCAGAATGGCCCTTGAGCGGGCAGGCATTTCCCCTGAAGACATCGGCATGGTCATTTCGGGAAGTTCCGCCCAGGACATGCTGACACCAGCGGAAGCATCGACGGTCGCCGGAGAGTTGAACATTGACGTTCCCTGTTTCGACATAAATTCCGCATGCAGCACCTTCGGTATGCATATCAATGTCCTTGGCATGATGAAACCGGAAGCTCTTCCTCCCTTTGTGCTGCTCGTCAACCCCGAAAATATGACACGAAACGTGAATTACGCGGATCGCAGCGTAGCCGTCCTCTGGGGTGACGGAAGTGCGGCCGCGGTGGTTTCCACACGGGAACGTTCCCGTGCCGTTTTTCTCTCCAGCCACTGCGATTCGAAACCTACCGCATGGGAAAAGGTCATGATTCCCCGGATGGGCTATTTTCAGCAGGATGGGCATGCGGTTCAGGGGTTTGCCATCCGCAAGACAACAGAATCGATTCGTGCCCTGCAATCTTTGTATCCGGTCAACCGTTTTGTCGGCCATCAGGCAAATCTCGGCATGCTTCGCACAGCTTGTGAGCGTACAGGAATCACGGAAGATCAGCATTGGCATAATGTTGAACTTTTTGGCAATACAGGCTGCTCAAGCGCCCCTGCCGTATTGAGTCAGCATTGGGATGACTTCACTCCCGGCGATCATATTGCGGTTTGCGTTGTGGGAGGCGGTCTGACTTGGGTGCACACCCTTTTAAAAATTGAGGATATTAAATGA
- a CDS encoding lysophospholipid acyltransferase family protein — MNEMAKHHLLLQYYLGRIAVLILGPLIYLAIRLAGYRVRDLRQIRRKCHELFKIHEGPWIICANHLTMIDSAILAYVIAPTHRFMFNYRILPWNVPERANFQRNLFLTVLCYLSKCIPISRGGDRQEVRSTLDSCLSVLKSKQNVLIFPEGGRSRTGRVDTENFSYGIGQLIDSCKECKVLCIYLRGDSQHTYSNLPRWGEKFSVLIDIMEPVSTELTGRRAHRHYAAQSIQQLALLEESYFASCRQRHRGSDRFRVKKEEQEYSLSEPRLHAR; from the coding sequence ATGAATGAGATGGCGAAACATCATCTTCTTCTGCAGTATTATCTCGGCAGGATTGCTGTGTTGATCCTGGGTCCGTTGATTTATCTGGCGATACGCCTTGCGGGCTATCGGGTCCGGGACCTGCGTCAGATTCGCCGTAAATGCCACGAGCTCTTCAAAATCCATGAAGGGCCGTGGATTATTTGCGCAAATCATCTGACGATGATCGATTCCGCGATACTGGCTTATGTCATCGCCCCAACGCACCGCTTTATGTTCAACTACCGGATTCTCCCCTGGAATGTTCCGGAAAGGGCCAATTTTCAGCGTAATCTATTTCTCACGGTCCTTTGTTATCTCTCGAAGTGCATCCCCATCAGCCGTGGCGGAGACCGTCAAGAGGTTCGGTCCACACTGGATTCATGCCTTTCCGTGTTGAAAAGTAAACAGAACGTTCTAATTTTTCCGGAAGGTGGCCGTTCACGCACAGGACGGGTGGATACTGAAAATTTCTCCTATGGAATTGGACAATTAATCGATTCCTGCAAGGAATGTAAAGTGCTGTGCATTTACCTGCGGGGGGACAGCCAGCATACTTACAGCAATCTGCCCCGCTGGGGAGAGAAATTTTCCGTGCTCATCGATATCATGGAACCTGTTTCCACGGAATTGACCGGCCGTAGAGCACATCGTCATTATGCGGCACAGAGCATTCAGCAACTGGCCCTGTTGGAGGAAAGTTATTTTGCCTCATGTCGGCAACGACATCGTGGATCTGACCGATTCCGCGTCAAAAAAGAAGAGCAGGAATACTCGCTTTCTGAACCGCGTCTTCACGCCCGATGA
- a CDS encoding MlaD family protein, translating to MMFRSLEFKVGLFILITSVMIAAAVGYVAFKKDVFSRVDTYTLTSRSGEELTEGMPVLLSGFKVGRVDALELGSDGRVLIKLKIPHRYAKWIRTDSVFIINKPLIGAPRIVISTRNMSSPPLSTDTIREVVVANDINETIKKLEPVVERLNRITINIETLTANLADPQGNVNQILRNTAKLSERAARTESLLELALADPESVHAVQTALKNTEDITIQLTSILEKVDAIAEKSDESLYGKNGVFPSVRILLIDLVGKLAKLDKFVDHINNISANADESTKELKVLRYDIDETVNSINSLVNELNRKIPFKKDPQIKLP from the coding sequence ATGATGTTCAGGAGTCTTGAATTCAAGGTAGGGCTGTTTATTCTGATCACTTCCGTGATGATTGCCGCGGCCGTTGGCTATGTCGCCTTCAAAAAGGATGTGTTTTCCCGGGTGGACACCTACACGTTGACTTCCCGCTCCGGTGAGGAGCTGACTGAAGGAATGCCGGTTCTATTGTCGGGTTTCAAAGTAGGAAGGGTGGATGCTTTGGAACTGGGCAGCGACGGGCGTGTTCTGATCAAACTGAAAATACCCCACAGGTACGCAAAATGGATTCGTACGGACAGCGTGTTCATCATCAACAAACCCCTGATCGGCGCTCCACGAATCGTCATCTCCACAAGGAATATGAGCAGTCCGCCTTTATCGACGGACACGATCAGGGAAGTTGTTGTCGCCAATGACATCAACGAGACCATCAAAAAGCTGGAGCCTGTGGTGGAAAGACTCAACAGGATCACCATCAATATCGAAACCCTGACGGCGAACCTGGCTGATCCCCAGGGGAATGTCAATCAGATCTTACGCAATACGGCAAAGCTGTCGGAACGGGCTGCCCGTACGGAATCCCTGCTTGAACTGGCCCTCGCCGATCCGGAAAGCGTCCATGCAGTCCAGACCGCCTTGAAAAATACTGAGGACATTACCATCCAGCTGACTTCGATCCTGGAAAAAGTCGACGCAATAGCCGAAAAATCCGATGAATCGCTTTATGGCAAAAACGGCGTTTTCCCGTCTGTGAGAATACTGTTGATTGATCTCGTAGGAAAGCTGGCTAAACTGGATAAATTTGTCGATCATATCAACAACATCAGTGCCAATGCGGACGAATCTACGAAAGAACTGAAGGTTCTGCGATATGACATTGATGAAACAGTGAATTCCATCAATTCCCTGGTTAATGAGCTGAACAGAAAGATCCCTTTCAAAAAAGATCCACAGATAAAACTGCCATGA
- a CDS encoding 4'-phosphopantetheinyl transferase family protein produces the protein MPHVGNDIVDLTDSASKKKSRNTRFLNRVFTPDEKSVILSSAFPDLLLWALWAAKEAAYKAISKEFPDIPSIPRLFPVFLDPHDSADFPPESRIIPFSGYSTGTVLTPEGTCWIRIDYRPACLHCVAFTDVPDHLISSWRVHYLFAPRQTASSPESEAVRLASRLHLAGFLEKKFEDLEIIRGNDGHSQAPPRVICQGRPLDVDISLSHHGLFIAHACLKHYGDSSLSP, from the coding sequence TTGCCTCATGTCGGCAACGACATCGTGGATCTGACCGATTCCGCGTCAAAAAAGAAGAGCAGGAATACTCGCTTTCTGAACCGCGTCTTCACGCCCGATGAAAAAAGCGTCATTTTATCTTCCGCTTTTCCCGATCTGCTACTCTGGGCCTTATGGGCTGCCAAGGAGGCAGCCTATAAGGCAATCAGCAAGGAATTCCCGGATATCCCTTCGATTCCCAGACTTTTTCCTGTTTTTTTAGATCCTCATGATTCTGCGGATTTCCCTCCAGAATCCAGAATTATTCCTTTTTCCGGCTACAGTACGGGTACCGTCCTGACGCCCGAAGGAACGTGCTGGATTCGAATCGATTATCGCCCTGCCTGTCTCCACTGCGTTGCTTTTACCGACGTCCCTGATCATCTCATTTCTTCCTGGCGCGTTCATTATCTTTTTGCACCACGTCAAACGGCTTCATCTCCCGAATCCGAGGCGGTCCGCCTGGCATCAAGGCTCCATCTCGCCGGTTTTCTTGAAAAAAAATTTGAAGACCTGGAGATCATTCGCGGGAATGACGGACATTCCCAAGCGCCGCCCCGCGTCATCTGTCAGGGTCGTCCTCTGGATGTCGACATCAGCCTGAGCCATCACGGATTGTTTATAGCTCATGCCTGCCTGAAGCACTACGGAGATTCTTCCTTATCCCCTTGA
- the fabA gene encoding bifunctional 3-hydroxydecanoyl-ACP dehydratase/trans-2-decenoyl-ACP isomerase — protein MTYEEFCKQGSFSLEDLLAFAYGNLVDDRPDGFDARLPAPPFLMLDRILTITSEGRQGRIVAEQDIRLDAWYFQCHMPGDPVQPGCLCVDAIWQLLGFYCVWRGALGAGRALGCKNVSFNGQIRPYNRCVRYEVDIRRFSHLKDSGASIVIGDAKVFVDNELITEITQAQTGVFSGIVYPDYPKHSRNSVGGMIRS, from the coding sequence ATGACTTACGAAGAATTTTGTAAGCAAGGAAGCTTCTCTCTCGAAGATTTGCTTGCCTTTGCATACGGCAATCTTGTAGATGATCGTCCCGATGGCTTTGACGCACGTCTTCCTGCCCCTCCTTTTCTCATGCTGGATCGGATTCTGACGATCACAAGTGAAGGCCGGCAGGGACGCATCGTAGCGGAGCAGGATATTCGTCTTGACGCCTGGTATTTCCAGTGCCATATGCCCGGCGACCCGGTCCAGCCGGGTTGCCTCTGTGTCGATGCCATCTGGCAGCTGCTCGGATTTTATTGCGTCTGGCGGGGTGCATTGGGTGCCGGAAGAGCGCTGGGATGCAAAAATGTTTCCTTCAACGGTCAGATTCGACCCTACAACCGTTGCGTTCGTTATGAAGTGGATATTCGTCGTTTTTCCCATTTGAAGGATTCCGGAGCCAGCATTGTGATCGGCGATGCGAAGGTCTTTGTGGATAATGAATTGATCACGGAAATTACCCAGGCCCAGACCGGTGTTTTCAGTGGCATTGTTTATCCGGATTATCCAAAACACTCCCGCAATTCAGTGGGAGGAATGATCAGGAGTTGA
- the hisF gene encoding imidazole glycerol phosphate synthase subunit HisF codes for MLSKRIIPCLDVRAGKLTKGIKFKDNIDIGDPVEAARQYYEQGADEIVFYDITASSDRRDIMVDIVRRVAEVIMIPFSVGGGIRTVEDMRRVILAGAEKISINSEAVKNPLLIAEGAKAFGSQCIVLGMDVKNVGLSDAIPTGYEIVIHGGRVYTGIDALWWAKEAERLGAGEICLNSIDADGTREGYEIELTSLVSTSVQIPVIASGGAGKPEHLLDVLTRGRADAALIASMVHYQTYTIKDIKTYLDAKGVKMRMFW; via the coding sequence ATGCTGAGTAAACGGATCATCCCCTGCCTTGACGTTCGTGCAGGAAAATTGACCAAGGGAATAAAATTCAAGGACAATATTGATATCGGCGACCCGGTCGAAGCCGCCCGCCAATATTACGAGCAGGGGGCAGATGAAATTGTATTTTACGATATAACAGCATCGTCGGACAGACGGGATATAATGGTGGATATCGTCCGCCGGGTGGCGGAGGTGATTATGATCCCTTTTTCTGTCGGAGGAGGAATTCGGACGGTCGAGGACATGAGACGAGTTATTCTGGCCGGAGCTGAAAAAATCAGCATCAATTCGGAGGCTGTTAAGAATCCCCTCCTGATTGCGGAAGGCGCCAAAGCCTTTGGCTCTCAGTGTATCGTCTTGGGCATGGACGTTAAAAATGTTGGTTTATCCGATGCAATCCCAACTGGTTACGAGATTGTAATCCATGGCGGCCGGGTTTATACAGGGATAGATGCCTTGTGGTGGGCAAAAGAGGCGGAAAGACTCGGTGCGGGAGAGATATGTCTCAATTCCATCGATGCGGACGGCACCCGGGAAGGTTATGAGATCGAATTGACTTCCCTGGTCTCCACCAGCGTGCAGATTCCGGTTATTGCCTCGGGAGGAGCAGGTAAACCGGAACACCTGCTGGACGTGCTGACTCGGGGCAGGGCCGATGCGGCGCTGATTGCCTCCATGGTCCATTATCAGACTTATACAATAAAGGATATCAAGACATATCTGGATGCGAAGGGTGTGAAAATGCGCATGTTCTGGTAG
- a CDS encoding 3-hydroxyacyl-ACP dehydratase FabZ family protein translates to MVADQETMDLILNAVPQKHPFRFIDEIIELDDDHIVGSYRYREDEYFYEGHFPDRPITPGVILIETMAQTGVVAFGLYLTMRQKDYSLEETKQLTTLFTFVEGVEFNNIVSPGERVIVRGEKIYFRRGSLKTRVSMERENGENICFGVLAGAGVMLNEA, encoded by the coding sequence ATGGTGGCTGATCAGGAAACAATGGACCTCATTCTCAACGCGGTTCCACAAAAACATCCCTTTCGATTCATCGATGAGATTATCGAACTGGACGATGATCACATTGTGGGTTCTTACCGCTATCGCGAGGATGAGTACTTCTATGAGGGACACTTTCCCGACCGCCCAATCACTCCGGGAGTTATTCTCATTGAAACCATGGCCCAGACGGGCGTCGTCGCTTTCGGACTTTACCTGACCATGCGGCAGAAGGATTATTCCCTTGAAGAAACCAAACAATTGACCACCCTGTTTACTTTTGTCGAGGGTGTCGAATTTAACAATATTGTATCACCTGGTGAGCGGGTGATTGTCCGTGGTGAAAAAATATATTTCCGGAGGGGAAGCCTGAAAACAAGGGTGAGTATGGAACGGGAAAATGGTGAGAATATCTGTTTTGGTGTATTAGCCGGGGCGGGGGTCATGTTAAATGAAGCATAG
- a CDS encoding 3-oxoacyl-ACP reductase family protein — MSQDKPVAIITGGGTGIGAACSRILSRDGFRVGINYIDPVEEQSRQVLSELEDGFLLKADLSNPDEIETMIAEIREKARRVDVLVNGAGISINKDINSMTLDDFDLQRAIVRGSWYLTKRILRLFMLRKNSGRIINISSVVGHTGNSGQIPYTMEKAALDAFTKSLCKELAGRNILVNSVAPGFIDTPMTQNLPDEVKSRILGSIPLGRLGSPEEIADLVSFLACRASYISGTVIHVNGGLYGG, encoded by the coding sequence ATGAGTCAAGACAAACCAGTTGCCATCATCACCGGAGGAGGTACGGGAATCGGTGCGGCCTGTTCCAGAATTCTTTCCCGGGATGGTTTCCGTGTGGGAATCAATTATATAGATCCAGTAGAGGAGCAGTCCCGTCAGGTTCTTTCTGAGCTTGAAGACGGCTTTCTTCTTAAGGCGGATCTTTCCAATCCGGACGAGATCGAAACCATGATCGCGGAAATCAGAGAAAAGGCGCGTCGCGTGGATGTTCTGGTCAATGGCGCAGGCATATCCATCAATAAAGACATCAACAGCATGACACTCGATGATTTCGATCTTCAGAGGGCCATCGTCAGGGGAAGCTGGTATCTGACCAAAAGGATCCTCAGGCTTTTCATGCTCCGGAAAAACAGCGGACGCATCATCAACATCTCCAGTGTTGTCGGTCATACCGGTAACTCCGGCCAGATTCCCTACACAATGGAAAAAGCCGCCTTGGACGCCTTTACGAAGTCGCTATGCAAGGAACTTGCAGGGAGAAACATCCTGGTTAATTCCGTCGCCCCGGGGTTCATCGACACACCGATGACCCAGAATCTGCCGGATGAAGTTAAAAGCCGCATTCTGGGAAGCATTCCTCTGGGCCGTCTTGGATCGCCGGAAGAGATCGCCGATTTGGTTTCCTTTCTTGCCTGCAGGGCTTCGTATATTTCAGGAACGGTCATTCATGTGAACGGAGGCCTGTATGGTGGCTGA
- a CDS encoding phosphopantetheine-binding protein: MDEKKIFDELINILRLYAKDPALLEKATKETHILNDLKVNSARLVDVIIKCEDVFGIEIDDDDADKIRTIGNAIEVIQSKLA; this comes from the coding sequence ATGGACGAAAAAAAGATTTTTGATGAGTTGATCAACATCCTGAGGCTTTACGCCAAGGATCCTGCTCTTCTTGAAAAAGCCACGAAAGAAACGCATATTCTGAACGATCTCAAGGTCAATTCAGCGCGTCTTGTGGACGTCATCATTAAATGTGAGGATGTCTTTGGAATAGAAATCGATGATGATGACGCCGACAAGATCCGGACGATCGGAAACGCGATCGAAGTGATTCAGAGCAAATTAGCATAG